The proteins below come from a single Triticum aestivum cultivar Chinese Spring chromosome 5D, IWGSC CS RefSeq v2.1, whole genome shotgun sequence genomic window:
- the LOC123123446 gene encoding glucose-1-phosphate adenylyltransferase large subunit-like: MDLRVAAPASVAAAARRGVLGVGCARVRPLQGRRQCRPSVRVSVATTESAAAAAAVAASAAEDEETTNPRTVVAVVLGGGAGTRLFPLTKRRAKPAVPIGGAYRLIDVPMSNCINSGINKVYVLTQFNSASLNRHLSRAYNFSNGVGFGDGFVEVLAATQRPGSEGKTWFQGTADAVRQFAWLFDDAKSKDIEDVLILSGDHLYRMDYMDFVQSHRQRDAGISICCLPIDGSRASDFGLMKIDDTGRVISFSEKPRGADLKAMQVDTTLLGLPKEEAEKKPYIASMGVYIFKKEILLNLLRWRFPTANDFGSEIIPAAAREINVKAYLFNDYWEDIGTIKSFFEANLALAEQPSKFSFYDASKPMYTSRRNLPPSMISTSKITDSIISHGCFLDKCRVEHSVVGIRSRIGSNVHLKDTVMLGADFYETDMERCDQLAEGKVPIGIGENTSIQNCIIDKNARIGKNVTIANAEGVQESDRASEGFHIRSGITVVLKNSVIADGLVI, from the exons ATGGACCTGCGCGTCGCTGCCCCCGCCTCCgtggccgccgccgcgcgccggggCGTGCTCGGAGTCGGATGCGCGCGTGTCCGGccgctccaaggccgccgccaGTGCCGCCCCTCCGTGCGCGTGTCCGTCGCGACCACGGagtccgccgccgcagccgccgccgtagCAGCC TCGGCGGCCGAGGATGAGGAGACGACGAACCCGAGGACGGTGGTGGCGGTCGTCCTCGGCGGCGGCGCCGGGACGAGGCTCTTCCCTCTCACCAAGCGCAGGGCCAAGCCCGCC GTGCCGATAGGCGGCGCGTACAGGCTCATCGACGTGCCCATGAGCAACTGCATCAACAGCGGGATCAACAAGGTGTACGTCCTCACCCAGTTCAACTCCGCCTCCCTCAACCGCCACCTCTCCAGGGCCTACAACTTCAGCAATGGCGTCGGCTTCGGAGACGGTTTCGTCGAG GTTCTAGCAGCAACTCAGAGGCCTGGATCGGAGGGAAAGACGTGGTTTCAGGGTACCGCCGACGCGGTTCGGCAATTCGCTTGGCTTTTCGAT GATGCCAAATCTAAAGACATAGAGGATGTGCTGATTCTTTCTGGCGATCACCTCTACCGTATGGACTACATGGACTTTGTTCAG AGTCATCGGCAGAGAGACGCAGGCATCAGCATCTGTTGCTTGCCTATTGATGGCAG CCGAGCGTCTGATTTTGGTCTAATGAAGATAGACGACACAGGAAGAGTTATTTCATTTAGTGAAAAACCGAGAGGAGCTGATTTAAAAGCAATG CAAGTTGACACCACTCTCCTCGGCTTACCGAAGGAGGAAGCAGAAAAGAAACCATACATAGCTTCAATGGGGGTATACATATTCAAGAAAGAGATACTTCTAAATCTTTTGAG ATGGCGTTTTCCCACTGCAAATGATTTTGGGTCTGAAATAATTCCAGCTGCAGCAAGAGAGATTAATGTAAAG GCATATCTTTTCAATGATTACTGGGAAGATATTGGAACTATCAAATCCTTCTTCGAAGCAAATCTTGCCCTTGCTGAACAG CCTTCAAAGTTCAGTTTCTATGATGCTAGCAAACCGATGTACACATCACGCAGAAACCTACCACCATCTATGATCAGCACTAGTAAG ATCACTGATTCGATCATTTCCCATGGATGTTTCTTAGATAAATGCAGGGTAGAGCACAGTGTCGTTGGAATCCGTTCTCGGATAGGCTCCAACGTACACCTCAAG GATACGGTAATGCTCGGTGCTGATTTCTATGAAACTGACATGGAAAGATGCGACCAGCTGGCCGAAGGAAAGGTTCCGATTGGGATCGGGGAGAATACTTCGATTCA AAACTGCATCATTGACAAGAATGCGAGGATAGGGAAGAATGTGACCATTGCTAACGCCGAG GGTGTACAGGAATCAGATAGGGCGTCAGAAGGCTTCCACATCCGGTCCGGCATCACGGTTGTGCTGAAGAACTCGGTGATTGCGGATGGATTAGTCATATGA
- the LOC123121093 gene encoding putative F-box/LRR-repeat protein 23 yields MAFLNLPDPSIDRSSMDDMAPPLLEPTVRDWSLMPLDALASIFVSLGAVEVLMGAGLVCRSWLEAAKLPDVWRAVDMQNHEVVFEKDDFVLCAMAKAAVDRSDGQLRVFAGMSFVTDELLQYIFERSPSLTTLRLTWCDVFRTRPINVIRESPVLELRTLELDGAYMNAGELADVLARCPLLEVLGLHDCFQINDDGERALREKFARIKNLMIEWRAEPIHIYSSDYGNDDCVSVPDFEDECNDYGNYDCECC; encoded by the exons ATGGCAT TTCTGAACTTACCAGacccatcgatcgatcgatcaTCAATGGACGACATGGCACCGCCCCTGTTGGAGCCGACGGTCAGGGACTGGTCGCTGATGCCCCTCGACGCCCTCGCCTCGATCTTCGTCAGTCTCGGCGCCGTGGAGGTCCTCATGGGCGCCGGCCTCGTGTGCCGCTCGTGGCTAGAGGCGGCCAAGTTGCCAGATGTGTGGCGAGCCGTGGACATGCAGAACCATGAGGTCGTGTTCGAGAAGGACGATTTTGTCCTGTGCGCAATGGCGAAAGCGGCTGTGGACCGTTCCGACGGACAGCTCCGGGTGTTCGCCGGGATGTCCTTCGTCACCGATGAGCTCCTACAGTATATCTTCGAAAG GTCGCCCTCACTGACTACCCTTCGGCTTACATGGTGCGACGTCTTCAGGACACGACCCATCAATGTGATAAGAGAGTCACCTGTGCTGGAGCTGCGTACCCTCGAACTCGACGGCGCTTACATGAACGCCGGAGAACTGGCCGACGTCCTTGCGAGATGCCCGCTCCTCGAGGTTCTTGGGTTGCACGACTGTTTCCAGATCAATGATGATGGCGAGCGTGCGCTGCGAGAGAAATTCGCCAGGATCAAGAACCTAATGATCGAGTGGCGTGCTGAGCCCATCCACATCTACAGTTCCGATTACGGGAACGACGACTGTGTCAGCGTTCCTGATTTTGAAGATGAGTGCAACGATTACGGAAACTACGACTGCGAGTGCTGTTAG
- the LOC123125957 gene encoding putative wall-associated receptor kinase-like 16, which produces MASGSSSSAAGQEQGWFDLGRFSGELSTMIQHEEIPMILQWEVLLPGFPPAKVSSQQPNCPMKAAHSICKSKHSHCIQESRGYSCQCSEGYQGNPYLVDGCQVQKQTLIHKLIERFVSDGRWLFKDKGIIIGVASGACLVLLVFIGIFISKKLRHKRTQMLKRKFFEQNRGQLLQQLVSQRADIAERMIIPLEELEKATNNVDKARELGGRGHGTVYKGILSDLHVVAIKKPKKVVQKEIDEFINEVAILSQINHRNVVKLYGCCLKTEVPMLVYEFISNGTLYDHLHVEGPKSLSWSDRLRIAIETAKSLAYLHSTASIPIIHRDIKSVNILLDDTLTTKITDFGASRYISVEKSGLTTMVQGTIGYLDPMYFYTGRLTEKSDVYSFGVMVVELLTRKKPFSYLSPSGDGIVAHFAMLFAEDNLSHILDPQVIDDWSKEAHEVATLAIACTQLKGEDRPTMRQVELTLESLQSSMHIVSDNVVDEEFENDVIPINCPMNEHERGGDEDSTRQYSMEEEFMISSRYPR; this is translated from the exons ATGGcctccggctcgagttcatccgcTGCTGGACaag AGCAAGGGTGGTTTGATTTGGGTAGGTTTTCCGGCGAGCTGTCGACGATGATTCAGCACGAGGAGATTCCCATGATTTTACAGTGGGAGGTCTTGCTTCCTGGCTTTCCTCCGGCTAAAGTGAGCTCGCAGCAACCGAATTGTCCCATGAAGGCagcacatagcatatgcaagagcAAGCACAGCCACTGCATACAAGAGAGCCGTGGCTATTCATGCCAATGCAGTGAAGGCTACCAAGGCAACCCCTACCTCGTCGATGGATGCCAAG tacagaagcAGACACTCATACATAAGTTAATTGAACGTTTTGTATCAGATGGCCGTTGGTTATTTAAAG ATAAGGGTATCATCATAGGAGTTGCTAGCGGGGCATGCCTTGTACTTTTGGTTTTTATTGGGATCTTCATTTCCAAGAAACTAAGGCACAAAAGGACACAAATGTTGAAGCGCAAGTTCTTTGAGCAGAATCGTGGTCAATTGTTGCAACAATTGGTATCTCAAAGAGCTGATATTGCAGAAAGGATGATTATACCTTTAGAAGAGCTAGAGAAGGCGACAAACAACGTTGATAAAGCTCGTGAGCTTGGTGGCAGAGGGCATGGCACAGTCTACAAAGGTATTTTATCAGACCTCCATGTCGTGGCTATCAAGAAACCAAAGAAGGTGGTTCAAAAAGAGATTGATGAGTTTATCAATGAGGTTGCTATACTTTCACAAATCAACCATCGAAATGTAGTAAAACTCTATGGTTGTTGTCTTAAAACAGAAGTCCCAATGTTGGTTTATGAGTTCATATCAAATGGAACCCTTTATGATCATCTTCATGTTGAGGGACCAAAATCATTGTCATGGAGTGATAGGCTACGAATAGCAATTGAAACAGCTAAATCCCTAGCATATCTTCACTCGACAGCTTCAATACCTATCATCCACAGAGACATCAAGTCAGTTAACATACTTTTGGATGATACTCTAACAACAAAGATAACAGATTTTGGAGCTTCAAGGTATATTTCAGTGGAGAAATCAGGGTTAACAACCATGGTGCAAGGTACCATCGGATATTTAGACCCTATGTACTTCTACACAGGGCGACTCACGGAGAAAAGTGATGTCTACAGTTTTGGTGTCATGGTTGTAGAACTGTTGACCAGAAAGAAGCCATTTTCATATTTATCCCCCAGTGGTGATGGCATTGTTGCGCATTTTGCTATGTTATTTGCAGAAGATAACTTGTCGCATATACTAGATCCACAAGTTATAGATGACTGGAGCAAAGAAGCCCATGAAGTCGCTACACTTGCAATAGCATGTACACAGTTAAAAGGAGAGGATCGCCCAACCATGCGACAAGTGGAGTTGACACTAGAAAGCCTACAATCATCAATGCATATTGTTTCAGATAATGTGGTGGATGAGGAATTTGAGAATGACGTTATCCCAATAAATTGCCCAATGAATGAGCATGAAAGAGGCGGTGATGAGGATTCAACGAGACAATATAGTATGGAAGAAGAGTTCATGATATCATCAAGGTATCCTCGGTAG